One genomic window of Pseudomonas sp. LFM046 includes the following:
- a CDS encoding amino acid synthesis family protein, which yields MSFEIRKIVSYVEETFIEGGKAAEKPVTMVGLAVVIKNPWLGRGFVEDLKPEIKANCSDLGAMMVERLTAAIGGANKIEAYGKAAVVGADGEIEHASAVIHTLRFGNHYRQAVNAKSYLSFTNKRGGPGTSIQIPMMHKDDEGLRSHYITLEMQIEDAPRADEIIVVLGAADGGRLHPRIGNRYIDLEELAAEQAQAK from the coding sequence ATGAGCTTCGAAATCCGCAAAATCGTCAGCTACGTGGAAGAAACCTTCATCGAAGGCGGCAAGGCCGCCGAGAAGCCGGTGACCATGGTGGGACTGGCCGTGGTCATCAAGAACCCGTGGCTGGGCCGCGGCTTTGTCGAAGACCTCAAGCCCGAGATCAAGGCCAACTGCTCCGACCTCGGCGCCATGATGGTCGAGCGCCTGACCGCCGCCATCGGCGGTGCGAACAAGATCGAGGCCTATGGCAAGGCCGCCGTGGTAGGCGCCGATGGCGAGATCGAACACGCTTCCGCGGTTATCCACACCCTGCGTTTCGGCAACCACTACCGCCAGGCGGTGAACGCCAAGAGCTACCTGAGCTTCACCAACAAGCGTGGCGGCCCGGGCACCTCGATCCAGATCCCGATGATGCACAAGGATGACGAGGGCCTGCGCTCTCACTACATCACCCTGGAAATGCAGATCGAAGACGCACCGCGCGCCGACGAAATCATCGTCGTGCTGGGCGCTGCCGATGGTGGCCGCCTGCACCCGCGCATCGGCAACCGCTACATCGATCTGGAAGAACTGGCCGCCGAGCAGGCCCAGGCCAAGTAA